In Frankiaceae bacterium, one DNA window encodes the following:
- a CDS encoding O-antigen ligase family protein, producing the protein MAAVGAHDRRGRWVPALALAVAAALPAAVVRAPLLSVAALGAAVGAAFLLLRLDAAVLVFVGLAPFEDYASAVSGASVKLAGLLLFAAWGLRLLTDRTRERLRHPGVRAAVVLLFVVMASALMHTNPPAGTSVVVRYVSFIGAFVVLADVLRGTVAPRRCAEVYVISCALAAVCGLFESLVQGDYRAAGPLGDANDFAFFLVAAVPIALALRTYGRRRLWLACAAVSLAAIAGSLSRGAALGLVVVVLWAVAVGHIRPRTAAWSAAFVVASLVVVAVLVPALVSEKLDAKNKVAATNVDERKIRWLVTTEMAADHPVLGIGPGGFETRYEEYVGDRDFNPTHQLKVAHQMYLEVAAELGFVGLTAFLLIGITGWTSARRVVRARGPDRALAVGVQGALLGMAVAAMFLTEQYYLPVWLFPAMGIGLELRRATA; encoded by the coding sequence ATGGCAGCCGTAGGCGCCCACGACCGGCGGGGCCGCTGGGTCCCCGCGCTGGCGCTGGCGGTCGCGGCGGCGCTGCCGGCGGCGGTCGTCCGTGCCCCGCTCCTGTCGGTCGCGGCGCTCGGCGCGGCGGTGGGGGCGGCGTTCCTCCTGCTGCGACTCGACGCGGCGGTGCTGGTGTTCGTGGGGCTGGCGCCGTTCGAGGACTACGCGAGCGCGGTCAGCGGCGCGTCGGTGAAGCTCGCCGGGCTGCTGCTGTTCGCGGCGTGGGGGCTGCGGCTGCTCACCGACCGCACCCGCGAACGCCTCCGCCATCCAGGCGTCCGCGCCGCGGTCGTGCTGCTCTTCGTCGTCATGGCGTCGGCGCTCATGCACACCAACCCGCCGGCGGGGACGAGCGTCGTCGTGCGGTACGTGTCGTTCATCGGCGCGTTCGTCGTGCTCGCCGACGTGCTGCGCGGGACCGTCGCGCCGCGGCGCTGCGCCGAGGTGTACGTGATCTCGTGCGCGCTGGCCGCGGTCTGCGGGCTGTTCGAGTCGCTGGTGCAGGGCGACTACCGCGCCGCCGGGCCGCTCGGCGACGCCAACGACTTCGCGTTCTTCCTCGTCGCGGCGGTGCCGATCGCGCTGGCGCTGCGGACGTACGGCCGCCGCCGTCTCTGGCTCGCCTGCGCGGCGGTCTCGCTCGCGGCGATCGCGGGCAGCCTCTCGCGCGGCGCCGCGCTGGGCCTCGTCGTCGTCGTGCTCTGGGCCGTCGCGGTCGGGCACATCAGGCCGCGGACGGCGGCGTGGTCGGCGGCGTTCGTCGTGGCCTCGCTCGTCGTCGTCGCGGTCCTCGTGCCGGCGCTGGTCAGCGAGAAGCTCGACGCCAAGAACAAGGTCGCGGCCACGAACGTCGACGAGCGCAAGATCCGCTGGCTCGTCACCACGGAGATGGCCGCCGACCACCCGGTGCTCGGCATCGGCCCCGGCGGCTTCGAGACGCGGTACGAGGAGTACGTCGGCGACCGCGACTTCAACCCGACCCACCAGCTCAAGGTCGCCCACCAGATGTACCTCGAGGTGGCGGCCGAGCTCGGCTTCGTGGGGCTGACGGCGTTCCTCCTCATCGGCATCACGGGATGGACGTCCGCGCGGCGGGTGGTCCGCGCCCGAGGCCCTGACCGCGCGCTCGCGGTCGGCGTGCAGGGGGCGCTGCTGGGGATGGCGGTGGCGGCGATGTTCCTGACCGAGCAGTACTACCTGCCCGTGTGGCTCTTCCCGGCCATGGGCATCGGGCTGGAGCTGCGGCGGGCCACGGCGTGA